A genome region from Anolis carolinensis isolate JA03-04 chromosome 6, rAnoCar3.1.pri, whole genome shotgun sequence includes the following:
- the fam171a1 gene encoding protein FAM171A1 isoform X3, protein MVYEDVVQIVSGFQGARIQPKVHFQRRALKLPENTSYSDLTAFLTSASSLWEVDSFPYLQGYDGNGTGNNTRYDLTPVTAVSVHLLRSDGTPVPVNGPIYVTVPLPTTSNLKHTTHVPAWRFDQKFGTWLKSSLGIIERDGGEMTWTYIAPQLGYWVAAMSPTHPGPIVTQDITTYHTVFLLAILGGMTLILLVLLCLLLYYCRRKCLKPRQHHKKLQLPSALNGTKKDQSTSMSHLNLIFSRRESEYPGGLSSNRHAESAGHKELMGAVHMEKGCLGGEADMCTPMLKHAYSTSQEFSSREELLSHKEKDQSRMSLENMASSDTLRKDYLKSMDTFPINPRKSMETSEGYGSPDKEDHRRSYNAMLTRPLFEKPEQASMNHISTGSKYNLQEQLYPIPSAPETELLDCRPSECMMSRSVDHLERPTSFPRPGQLICCNSVDQVNDSVYRKVLPTLVIPGHYMKLPGEHPYVSQPLVDQQIDIERLQAELSNPHSQLFPHSQPQMQPQQLAAQAISQQHLQEAGASEWSTQNVAMSESVSIPASLNDASLAQMNSEVQLLTEKALMELGGGKPLPHPRAWFVSLDGRSNAHVRHSYIDLQRAGRNGSNDASLDSGVDMNEPKSARKGRADHLSLQPGHPQAQVHPPKEQKVPDSTAYTQLVYLDDMDQSGSECGTAVCSPEDSTLRCLLDVGSRRTGGQLPSLEEETLKRTVESSPEPLTSPEHRMTIHDEGEEEEDDDDDDDEDDQGEDKKSPWQKREERPLMTFNLK, encoded by the exons ATGGTGTACGAAGATGTTGTACAAATAGTCTCAGGATTTCAAG GTGCACGGATTCAGCCCAAAGTTCATTTTCAAAGGAGAGCTCTGAAACTGCCAGAGAATACCAGCTATAGCGATCTCACAGCATTTCTTACTTCAGCTAGTTCACTATGGGAGGTGGATAGTTTTCCTTATTTACAAGGATATGATGGCAATGGAACTG GAAATAACACTAGGTATGATCTTACTCCTGTCACTGCAGTTAGTGTTCACTTACTCAGAAGCGACGGGACTCCCGTGCCCGTGAATGGGCCCATCTATGTCACAGTGCCTCTTCCAACAACCAGCAACTTGAAGCACACTACTCATGTGCCTGCTTGGAGGTTTGACCAAAAATTTG GGACATGGCTGAAAAGCAGTTTAGGCATCATAGAACGAGATGGAGGCGAGATGACGTGGACATACATTGCACCACAGCTGGGATACTGGGTTGCAGCTATGTCACCTACACATCCAG GTCCCATTGTAACCCAGGATATAACCACCTACCACACCGTGTTCCTTTTGGCAATTCTAGGAGGAATGACTCTTATCCTTCTTGTTTTGCTATGCCTCCTTTTATACTACTGCAG GAGAAAATGCTTGAAACCACGTCAACACCATAAGAAGCTTCAGCTGCCTTCAGCCCTTAATGGGACCAAGAAAGATCAGTCAACCTCCATGTCCCACCTCAACTTAATATTTTCACGACGAGAGTCAGAATATCCGGGGGGGCTCTCTAGCAACAGACACGCAGAGTCTGCAGGCCACAAAGAGTTGATGGGGGCCGTCCACATGGAGAAGGGCTGCTTGGGAGGAGAAGCGGATATGTGTACCCCCATGCTTAAGCATGCGTACAGTACCTCACAGGAGTTTAGTTCCCGGGAAGAATTGCTTTCCCATAAGGAGAAGGACCAAAGCCGGATGTCTCTAGAGAACATGGCCTCTAGTGATACTTTGCGAAAAGACTACCTGAAATCAATGGATACTTTCCCTATAAACCCAAGGAAATCCATGGAAACGTCTGAAGGATACGGCTCCCCCGATAAAGAAGACCATAGGAGAAGTTACAATGCAATGTTGACTCGGCCTTTATTTGAAAAGCCAGAGCAAGCATCTATGAATCACATTTCTACAGGAAGTAAATACAATCTTCAAGAGCAACTGTACCCCATCCCTTCAGCGCCTGAAACAGAACTGTTAGACTGCAGACCCTCTGAATGTATGATGTCTCGCTCAGTTGACCATCTTGAACGGCCCACTTCTTTCCCTCGACCAGGTCAGCTGATCTGCTGTAATTCTGTGGATCAGGTCAATGACAGTGTTTACAGAAAAGTATTGCCTACCCTAGTTATTCCAGGGCATTACATGAAGCTTCCTGGGGAGCATCCTTATGTTAGCCAGCCTTTGGTCGACCAGCAAATCGATATCGAGAGGCTCCAGGCTGAATTGTCGAACCCTCATTCCCAGCTTTTTCCACAttcccagccacagatgcagcctCAGCAGCTGGCTGCCCAAGCAATATCTCAGCAGCATTTGCAAGAAGCTGGGGCAAGCGAGTGGAGCACCCAGAACGTTGCCATGTCCGAATCGGTATCCATTCCGGCTTCGCTCAACGATGCCTCTTTGGCACAAATGAATAGCGAAGTGCAGCTTCTTACCGAGAAAGCTCTAATGGAGTTAGGAGGAGGCAAGCCTTTACCTCACCCTCGGGCATGGTTTGTTTCTCTTGATGGCCGCTCCAACGCTCACGTTAGACATTCGTACATCGATCTTCAAAGAGCCGGGAGGAACGGCAGCAACGATGCCAGTTTGGATTCGGGGGTTGACATGAATGAGCCAAAATCTGCCCGAAAAGGGAGAGCAGACCATTTGTCTCTGCAGCCGGGTCATCCGCAAGCACAGGTACATCCCCCGAAAGAGCAGAAAGTCCCAGACAGCACAGCTTACACGCAGCTTGTGTATTTGGACGACATGGACCAAAGTGGCAGCGAATGTGGAACGGCAGTTTGCAGCCCAGAGGACAGCACTCTAAGGTGTCTGTTGGACGTTGGGAGCAGAAGAACAGGAGGCCAGTTGCCCAGCCTGGAAGAAGAAACCCTAAAAAGAACTGTTGAAAGTTCACCGGAGCCTTTAACAAGCCCAGAACACAGAATGACCATCCATGATGAAGGCGAAGAGGAAGAGGACGACGACGATGACGACGATGAGGATGACCAAGGAGAAGATAAAAAGAGTCCCTGGCAAAAGCGAGAGGAAAGGCCCCTCATGACTTTCAACTTAAAGTGA